Proteins encoded by one window of Erysipelothrix rhusiopathiae:
- a CDS encoding phospholipase D-like domain-containing protein yields MSNHLNLSRVDGDLYIGKGAGKEIMTCFNQSKQTIKIVSPYVNKDYVQKLIKQHQAGIATGLVFTWDYKQGQKANQDLAHTLFTQTRIKSDEALRKKRMGRFIALGWCFVNFIILAHAITLKGTVGFWFEMIAVVALFTANFKYFDHVHKTPIYSYSYEPNMPISIWKTNRYQKLHTKLYVVDDVAFIGSLNFTKNGFYSNYESCMSIHKKDEVIDLHHYIDSLLNDKECQQFYFNEIGKQYFEEPAY; encoded by the coding sequence GTGTCTAATCATTTAAATTTAAGTCGTGTCGATGGGGATCTTTATATTGGTAAAGGTGCCGGAAAAGAAATTATGACATGTTTTAATCAAAGTAAACAAACAATTAAGATTGTATCCCCTTATGTTAATAAGGATTATGTACAAAAGTTAATTAAACAACATCAAGCAGGTATCGCAACGGGTTTAGTATTCACATGGGATTATAAACAAGGTCAAAAAGCAAATCAAGATTTGGCGCACACTCTGTTCACCCAAACGCGTATTAAAAGTGATGAAGCATTACGAAAGAAACGTATGGGCCGTTTTATTGCATTAGGGTGGTGTTTTGTTAATTTTATTATTCTCGCGCATGCGATAACACTTAAAGGTACTGTTGGGTTTTGGTTTGAAATGATTGCTGTTGTGGCGCTTTTCACCGCAAATTTCAAATATTTCGACCACGTTCATAAGACACCCATTTATAGCTACTCTTACGAACCCAATATGCCAATCTCTATCTGGAAAACCAACCGCTATCAAAAGCTACATACAAAACTGTATGTCGTGGATGATGTTGCTTTTATTGGTTCTCTCAACTTTACAAAAAACGGTTTTTACTCAAACTATGAATCATGCATGAGTATTCATAAAAAGGATGAAGTCATCGATTTACATCACTATATCGATTCCCTTTTAAATGACAAAGAATGTCAGCAGTTTTATTTTAATGAAATTGGAAAACAATACTTTGAAGAACCTGCCTACTAA
- a CDS encoding LytTR family DNA-binding domain-containing protein, whose amino-acid sequence MNIKVIINPNLEEDIVLECREMTPQIEKMIHTLDTQSINAVHRGKDITLDLDEVCFFETEDDAVYVHTAKDSFRTHYRLYELEASLPSSFMRASKSSIVNLNQIDSLERNITSSRSVQFYNSHKITYVSRMYFQQIKQRLKEESI is encoded by the coding sequence GTGAATATAAAGGTTATTATTAATCCGAATCTTGAAGAAGATATCGTTTTAGAGTGTCGCGAAATGACACCTCAAATTGAGAAAATGATTCATACTTTGGATACCCAATCGATTAACGCGGTTCACCGCGGTAAGGATATTACACTTGATCTTGATGAAGTTTGTTTCTTCGAGACTGAAGACGATGCGGTTTATGTCCATACAGCAAAAGATTCATTTCGCACACATTATCGCCTATATGAGTTAGAGGCATCCTTGCCAAGTTCATTTATGCGAGCATCCAAATCAAGTATTGTGAATCTTAATCAGATTGATTCACTTGAACGTAATATTACTTCATCTCGAAGTGTTCAATTTTATAACAGTCATAAGATAACGTATGTATCACGCATGTATTTCCAACAAATTAAACAACGATTAAAGGAGGAGAGTATCTAA
- a CDS encoding B3/4 domain-containing protein, whose product MKQFIITDDFWSLFPDACFGIVLAHDVQNKDLTPEAMTAISKFLDESHHEAQKYLTEDVLSQNAVVSVWRDAYQKFKTKKGARVSIEALLKRVSKGNTIGSINPLVDIYNAISLTYGLPCGGEDIDTFVGALQLIKTQGNDSFMALGDSEPDNTLPGEIAYVDDVGAVCRCWNWRDGQRTMLTDDTTNAFLIIECVDPTRRDDLEKATHHLATFVEQHLGGSVKSTIMDYENASLNLE is encoded by the coding sequence ATGAAACAATTTATAATAACTGATGATTTCTGGTCTTTATTTCCTGATGCTTGTTTTGGGATTGTACTTGCACACGATGTCCAAAACAAGGATCTTACCCCAGAAGCGATGACTGCAATTTCTAAATTTCTTGATGAGAGTCATCATGAAGCTCAAAAGTATCTTACCGAAGATGTTTTAAGTCAAAATGCTGTAGTTTCTGTATGGCGTGATGCATATCAAAAGTTTAAAACTAAAAAAGGAGCGCGTGTCTCGATTGAGGCTTTATTAAAGCGGGTTTCTAAGGGCAATACGATTGGATCAATCAATCCTCTCGTTGATATCTATAATGCAATCTCATTGACCTATGGGCTTCCTTGCGGTGGTGAAGACATTGATACTTTCGTTGGGGCATTACAATTAATTAAAACTCAAGGAAATGATTCCTTTATGGCTCTTGGTGATTCTGAACCTGATAATACACTCCCTGGAGAAATCGCATACGTTGATGATGTGGGTGCGGTTTGTCGTTGTTGGAATTGGCGTGATGGTCAACGCACCATGTTAACGGATGACACAACGAATGCATTCTTAATTATTGAGTGTGTCGATCCAACACGTCGCGACGATTTAGAGAAGGCTACCCACCACCTTGCAACATTTGTTGAACAACATCTTGGTGGGTCTGTAAAAAGCACTATCATGGACTACGAAAACGCGAGTCTCAATCTTGAATAA
- a CDS encoding ClbS/DfsB family four-helix bundle protein, with product MARPQTKETLLEAATVNFNKLNEFIDSLSEEERNAPFVLEDRDRNLRDVLCHLIEWHKMMIRWYQIGVIENGMPDIPAKGFTWKTTPELNHKIWEAYQNTTLEEALTEIQNTHAEVVSRIHNHTQESLFDRKVYPFTKTTTLGAYFISATSSHYDWALKKLRKQYKAMKRDTIG from the coding sequence ATGGCACGTCCACAAACTAAAGAAACGCTGCTTGAAGCAGCAACTGTAAACTTTAATAAATTAAATGAATTTATCGATTCTTTGAGCGAAGAAGAGCGTAACGCTCCATTTGTACTTGAAGATCGAGATCGTAACTTACGTGACGTTTTATGTCATTTAATCGAATGGCATAAAATGATGATCCGATGGTATCAAATCGGTGTTATAGAAAATGGAATGCCGGATATTCCCGCAAAAGGATTCACATGGAAAACAACACCTGAACTAAATCATAAAATATGGGAAGCCTACCAAAATACAACATTAGAAGAGGCACTTACCGAAATTCAAAATACCCATGCAGAAGTTGTGAGTCGTATACATAACCATACGCAAGAATCATTATTTGATAGAAAGGTATACCCATTTACCAAAACAACAACCTTAGGTGCATATTTTATCAGTGCTACCTCCTCGCATTACGACTGGGCATTAAAAAAATTAAGAAAACAGTATAAAGCCATGAAGCGTGATACAATAGGGTAA
- a CDS encoding sugar O-acetyltransferase encodes MQMFEKMIRGDMYRSDDPTLMKLNLKAIQCTIRANQEANGTVRSDIYREILGSAPETFCICPGFACDYGVNIHLGDHFFANHNCVMLDVCEIRFGDYCMCGPNVQIYTATHPLDPSTRSSGWEYGKPVSIGKNVWLGGSCILLPGVSLGDNVVVGAGSVVTQSFGDNVVLAGNPAKIIKTIQ; translated from the coding sequence ATGCAGATGTTTGAGAAGATGATTCGTGGAGACATGTATCGTAGCGATGATCCAACATTAATGAAACTCAACTTAAAAGCAATACAGTGTACGATCCGTGCAAATCAAGAAGCAAATGGCACAGTACGTTCGGATATTTATCGGGAAATACTTGGGAGTGCTCCTGAAACCTTTTGTATTTGTCCAGGCTTTGCATGTGACTATGGTGTAAACATTCATCTTGGAGATCACTTTTTCGCAAATCATAATTGTGTCATGCTTGATGTCTGTGAAATCCGTTTTGGTGATTATTGTATGTGCGGACCCAATGTCCAAATTTATACAGCTACGCATCCACTTGACCCTTCGACACGAAGTTCAGGATGGGAGTATGGAAAACCAGTAAGTATTGGAAAAAATGTTTGGCTTGGTGGAAGTTGTATTCTATTACCCGGCGTTTCCTTAGGGGATAATGTAGTGGTCGGAGCGGGATCTGTTGTTACACAGAGTTTTGGAGATAATGTTGTTCTTGCGGGAAATCCTGCGAAAATTATTAAAACGATTCAATAA
- a CDS encoding DUF7000 family protein: MKTSINHRISQYQESINQHDMPSTHKYLIDTMNEIQRNFKLDSFTAKSVLNGYLDYTYFYFDDDFLRSQGLKLGLILNHQAMTFELWLMGRTKPIQKKYWNVFKDTPLNTFDEMPQWYIVAKDLVTHPNFEDLNALTQTLLKAIPIAYEQIHAYL; this comes from the coding sequence ATGAAAACATCGATAAATCACCGCATCTCACAGTACCAAGAAAGCATTAATCAACACGACATGCCTTCAACGCACAAATATTTAATTGACACAATGAATGAGATTCAACGTAATTTCAAACTTGATTCATTCACGGCAAAATCCGTTCTGAATGGTTATCTTGATTACACTTACTTTTATTTTGATGATGATTTTCTTCGATCACAGGGTTTAAAACTCGGTCTGATTTTAAATCATCAAGCGATGACCTTTGAACTTTGGCTTATGGGACGGACAAAACCCATTCAAAAAAAATATTGGAACGTCTTCAAAGATACCCCACTTAATACTTTTGATGAGATGCCTCAGTGGTATATCGTCGCTAAGGATTTAGTGACCCATCCAAACTTTGAAGATCTTAATGCACTGACACAAACACTCCTTAAAGCGATTCCAATCGCTTATGAACAAATACACGCTTATCTCTAA
- a CDS encoding LiaF transmembrane domain-containing protein, with protein sequence MKKNDYFWGFVLVLLAFGLFGSAFNLYSFGPNAFKIAFTVALVAFAISNMPKLNFFGIVYPLTLALWINRVYFNIHGNGGTLFWASTFLAVGLSVIFKRRKRHVNFQKYESYRESSSYATDEDGNQYEYHTGTQNSRSGYRDDDHADYINIEALFTDRTRYIRSKNFTGGYIDNTFASLSIYFDQAQFNPAGAQLEVSCAFGQVKLFIPYNINVINNIDNTLASVSDPHRNTVVDGPTLTLTGDVTLGEIKIVYV encoded by the coding sequence ATGAAAAAAAATGATTATTTCTGGGGCTTTGTCCTAGTCTTACTGGCATTTGGATTATTTGGTAGTGCATTTAATCTTTATAGTTTTGGTCCCAATGCATTTAAGATTGCATTTACGGTAGCCTTAGTAGCGTTCGCAATTTCAAATATGCCTAAGTTAAATTTCTTCGGGATTGTTTATCCACTTACTTTGGCGCTTTGGATTAACCGTGTTTATTTTAATATTCACGGAAATGGAGGAACCCTATTTTGGGCAAGTACATTTCTAGCTGTTGGTCTTTCCGTGATCTTCAAACGACGCAAACGGCACGTGAACTTTCAAAAGTATGAATCGTATCGTGAAAGTTCAAGCTATGCAACGGATGAAGATGGTAATCAATATGAGTATCACACAGGAACACAGAATAGTCGCAGTGGTTATCGCGATGACGACCATGCAGACTATATAAATATCGAAGCATTATTTACGGATCGTACGCGATACATCCGCTCAAAAAACTTTACCGGTGGTTATATCGATAATACCTTTGCTTCATTATCAATCTATTTTGATCAGGCTCAGTTTAACCCTGCAGGAGCACAACTTGAAGTAAGTTGCGCATTTGGTCAGGTAAAATTGTTTATTCCTTATAATATCAACGTTATTAATAATATTGATAATACACTTGCAAGTGTCAGTGATCCCCATCGAAATACAGTCGTTGATGGTCCTACATTAACCTTAACGGGTGATGTAACCCTTGGCGAAATCAAAATTGTGTACGTATAA